From one Deltaproteobacteria bacterium genomic stretch:
- a CDS encoding ornithine cyclodeaminase family protein (catalyzes the interconversion of alanine and pyruvate), producing MKTRVLTRADVDSVLTMKLAVDAVESAFAAHGRGDAHMPAKVYLDLPDHQGDFRAMPAALDGAAGVKWVNSHPHNPERFGLPAVMGVFVLSDPATAFPLAVLDATALTAARTGAAGAVAARYLARRDARTVGFVGCGVQARTLWAALRVALDRPLDAICADANAEAADRFAAEIGGSVGSVQDAAGCDIVCTATPSRAPILDRAWVRPGTHINAMGADAPGKQELDPELLAAARVVIDDPHQALTSGEVNAPIRDGRLTPDAVATTLGAIVAGRAAGRTHDDEITVFDSTGLAIQDVALARAVVRAAADSGVGIEVDLVGVGDRP from the coding sequence ATGAAGACCCGCGTGCTCACCCGCGCCGACGTCGACTCCGTTCTCACGATGAAGTTGGCCGTAGACGCCGTCGAGTCCGCGTTCGCCGCGCACGGCCGCGGCGACGCACATATGCCGGCCAAGGTCTATCTCGACCTGCCCGACCACCAGGGCGACTTTCGCGCCATGCCGGCGGCGCTCGACGGCGCGGCCGGCGTCAAATGGGTCAACTCCCACCCGCACAACCCCGAGCGGTTCGGGTTGCCGGCGGTGATGGGCGTGTTCGTCCTCAGCGATCCGGCCACCGCGTTCCCGCTCGCGGTGCTCGACGCCACGGCGCTCACCGCGGCGCGAACCGGCGCGGCCGGCGCGGTCGCCGCACGGTACCTCGCGCGCCGCGACGCCCGTACCGTCGGCTTCGTCGGTTGCGGCGTCCAGGCGCGAACGCTGTGGGCGGCGCTCCGCGTCGCGCTCGACCGCCCGCTCGACGCCATCTGCGCCGACGCCAACGCCGAAGCGGCCGACCGGTTCGCGGCCGAGATCGGCGGTTCCGTCGGGTCGGTGCAGGACGCAGCCGGCTGCGACATCGTGTGCACCGCCACGCCGTCGCGCGCCCCGATCCTCGACCGCGCGTGGGTGCGGCCCGGCACTCACATCAACGCGATGGGGGCCGACGCCCCGGGCAAACAGGAACTCGACCCCGAGCTGCTCGCCGCCGCGCGCGTCGTGATCGACGACCCGCACCAGGCGCTCACCAGCGGCGAGGTCAACGCGCCGATCCGCGACGGCCGGCTCACACCGGACGCCGTCGCCACGACGCTCGGCGCGATCGTCGCCGGACGCGCGGCCGGCCGCACGCACGACGACGAGATCACCGTGTTCGACTCGACCGGCCTCGCCATTCAGGACGTGGCGCTGGCGCGCGCGGTCGTCCGCGCCGCGGCCGACTCGGGCGTCGGCATCGAGGTCGATCTCGTCGGGGTCGGCGACCGGCCGTGA
- a CDS encoding serine/threonine protein kinase, protein MFANFERIRDACATLNGVVRRAHQLGRYHLLDRIAFGGMAEIYRAKTFDADGHAHMVAVKRVLAHLAEDDDFIQMLVDEAKIAGLLKHPNIARVYEFARAHGEYFIAMEHVDGKDLRTILERCRQQRRSMPPQHAAYIAAEIAAGLHAAHTAVDRSGRPLRIVHRDVSPSNVICAYTGEVKLCDFGIAKATLSKVNTKTGVIKGKVKYMSPEQALGRKLDQRSDLFSLGSCLYEMLTRVPPFTATNEMDLLIKVRDARYRPISELAPGVPPELEAIADKCLARSRAHRYQTALEVQQALRGFLNSYMPGYTRSHLGRYVRKMFAAEIERELRMLEEFVVADTPSDDVGENLIARDLGPRAPYTKFTPRPGGTRGKPATNTRAEAAGDFADDSPQHLSNATTLQRDGVRPRGKRKGTAASSSFDIHASETLILDRNRGARRAADPERADDDGFDEALHNAPTLILDPTDRK, encoded by the coding sequence ATGTTCGCGAATTTCGAGAGGATACGCGATGCCTGCGCTACACTGAACGGCGTCGTGCGCCGCGCACACCAGTTGGGACGCTACCACCTGCTCGATCGCATCGCATTCGGCGGGATGGCGGAGATCTACCGGGCCAAGACGTTCGACGCCGACGGCCACGCGCACATGGTCGCGGTCAAACGCGTGCTCGCCCACCTGGCCGAGGACGACGACTTCATCCAGATGCTCGTCGACGAGGCCAAGATCGCGGGGCTGCTCAAACACCCGAACATCGCGCGCGTGTACGAGTTCGCGCGAGCCCACGGCGAGTACTTCATCGCGATGGAGCACGTCGACGGCAAGGATCTGCGGACGATCCTCGAGCGATGCCGGCAGCAGCGCCGGTCGATGCCGCCGCAACACGCCGCCTACATCGCGGCCGAGATCGCGGCCGGTCTGCACGCCGCGCACACGGCGGTCGACCGCTCGGGGCGGCCGCTGCGGATCGTCCACCGCGACGTGTCGCCCTCGAACGTCATCTGCGCGTACACCGGCGAGGTCAAGCTGTGCGATTTCGGCATCGCCAAGGCAACCCTGTCGAAGGTGAACACGAAGACCGGCGTCATCAAGGGCAAGGTCAAATACATGAGTCCCGAGCAAGCCCTCGGCCGCAAGCTCGACCAGCGCTCGGACTTGTTCTCGCTCGGCTCGTGCCTGTACGAGATGCTCACGCGCGTGCCGCCGTTTACCGCGACCAACGAGATGGACCTGCTCATCAAGGTGCGCGACGCCCGCTACCGGCCCATTTCGGAACTCGCGCCGGGCGTGCCGCCGGAACTCGAAGCGATCGCGGACAAATGCCTCGCGCGCTCTCGCGCACACCGCTACCAGACCGCCCTGGAGGTACAGCAGGCACTGCGCGGATTTCTCAACAGCTACATGCCGGGTTACACGCGCAGCCACCTCGGGCGCTACGTCCGCAAGATGTTCGCCGCCGAGATCGAACGCGAACTGCGCATGCTCGAGGAGTTCGTCGTCGCCGACACGCCGTCGGACGACGTCGGCGAAAACTTGATCGCGCGCGACCTCGGCCCGCGCGCGCCGTACACGAAGTTTACGCCGCGGCCCGGTGGCACTCGCGGCAAACCGGCGACGAACACGAGGGCCGAGGCCGCGGGAGACTTCGCCGACGACTCGCCGCAACACCTGTCGAACGCGACGACGCTGCAGCGCGACGGTGTGCGGCCGCGCGGCAAACGCAAGGGAACGGCGGCCTCGTCGAGTTTCGACATCCACGCATCCGAGACGTTGATCCTGGATCGCAACCGCGGCGCTCGGCGGGCGGCCGACCCGGAACGCGCCGACGACGACGGGTTCGACGAAGCCCTGCACAACGCGCCGACGCTGATTCTGGACCCGACGGACCGGAAGTGA